One genomic segment of Hippoglossus hippoglossus isolate fHipHip1 chromosome 22, fHipHip1.pri, whole genome shotgun sequence includes these proteins:
- the LOC117755932 gene encoding rho-related GTP-binding protein RhoV-like, with translation MAEACQRRDKPNRLREELSCMLVGDGAVGKTSMIISYIFNGYHSEYRQTAFDVFTGLVHVNGLPTRIKLIDTAGQEEFGHLRSLCYAHVDVFILCFSLVNPVSFENITSKWIPQIRAGNPTSPIVLVGTQCDLSHNVDVLIHLHQRSTKPVHCSRARRLARRIRAHDYVECSALTQHNLKHVFDCAVSAAIQHKDTGTIPKKLSLIKRSKLFCVWRKIFGYI, from the exons ATGGCAGAGGCCTGTCAGAGACGTGATAAACCCAACAGGCTGAGGGAAGAGCTGAGCTGCATGCTGGTCGGTGATGGAGCTGTGGGGAAGACCAGCATGATCATCAGCTACATCTTCAATGGATACCACAGCGAGTACAGGCAAACCGCTTTTGATGTTTTTACTG GTTTGGTTCATGTGAACGGCCTCCCAACTCGTATCAAACTGATAGATACAGCAGGACAG GAGGAGTTTGGACATCTACGTTCTCTGTGCTACGCCCATGTGGACGTATTCATCCTCTGCTTCAGCCTGGTCAACCCCGTCTCCTTCGAAAACATCACCTCCAAATGGATCCCGCAGATCCGTGCCGGCAACCCGACCTCTCCAATAGTCCTGGTTGGAACTCAGTGCGACCTCAGCCACAATGTGGACGTCCTTATTCATCTGCACCAGCGGAGCACCAAACCAGTGCACTGCAGCCGGGCCAGAAGGCTGGCACGCAGGATCAGAGCTCACGACTACGTGGAGTGTTCAGCTCTGACACAACACAACCTCAAACATGTGTTTGACTGTGCTGTATCTGCTGCCATTCAGCACAAGGACACTGGCACTATACCTAAAAAGCTCAGCCTAATTAAACGTTCAAAGCTTTTTTGTGTTTGGAGGAAGATCTTTGGATACATCTGA
- the LOC117756082 gene encoding zinc finger FYVE domain-containing protein 1-like isoform X1 translates to MSGHGSSLEKGVNTSLICQESYACGGSEEAAFECNECKSLQCGRCELELHSQERLKNHERVQIVPGHVPYCDNCKGGNGDNGKRQRSVVRCQNCKVNLCQDCQKRTHSGGNKKKHQLTSYPPPPKPAEVISVQTPVPPAVQIADEINSQRARLLEKVSSFLLVDENEEMQIKDEASFMKSLSCVPDQLLKVVAIFGNTGEGKSHTLNHTFFMGREVFKTSPTQESCTVGVWAAFDPIHKVVVIDTEGLLGNSSKQGQRTRLLLKVLAISDLIIYRTHTDRLHDDLFKFLGDASDAYLKHFTKELKATTARCGLDVPLSTLGPAVVIFHETVHTKLLGSDKSSESVDRLLSERFRKLSRFPEAFSSVQYWGTQTLNPPTNFRGLQNKLEQLLDNNATRSPRTPVVIFKALQALSERFSGEIVGELTALSCFFPDEYFTCSCLCLSCGSGCKNSMNHLGEGMGHEAKHRCRYSAQYDNRIYTCKACYEGGKEVIVVPKTSASSDSPWMGLAKYAWSGYVIECPNCDVIYRSRQFWYGNQDPVDTVVRTEIQHVWPGSDGFLKDNSNAAQRLLDGVNLVAQSMSELSVKPAKAVTSWLTDQIAPAYWKPNSLILVCHKCHAVFQDNDNKHHCRACGEGFCDGCSSKAAPVPERGWGLAPVRVCDVCFEQRASYEERLEAELDEEESGTLARKVGEAVTNTIGVVVTAIDIPLGLVKDAARPAYWVPDQDILSCHNCQREFTAKLSKHHCRACGQGVCDDCSPERRPVPSRGWDHPVRVCTSCNQKPGEL, encoded by the exons ATGAGCGGGCATGGCTCATCTTTAGAGAAAGGAGTTAACACCAGTCTAATATGTCAAGAAAGTTATGCCTGTGGTGGCTCTGAGGAGGCCGCCTTCGAGTGTAATGAGTGCAAAAGCCTGCAGTGTGGTCGCTGTGAGCTGGAGCTCCACAGTCAGGAGCGTTTGAAGAACCACGAGAGGGTTCAGATCGTCCCCGGGCATGTCCCGTACTGTGACAACTGTAAAGGAGGTAATGGAGACAATGGCAAGCGCCAGAGGTCTGTGGTCCGCTGCCAGAATTGCAAAGTCAACCTGTGCCAGGACTGTCAGAAACGCACCCACAGTGGAGGCAACAAGAAGAAACACCAGCTCACATCTTATCCTCCACCCCCCAAACCGGCAGAGGTCATTTCTGTCCAAACACCTGTTCCGCCCGCTGTTCAAATAGCCGACGAGATCAACTCTCAGAGGGCCAGACTCCTGGAGAAGGTTTCCAGCTTTCTATTGGTTGATGAGAATGAGGAAATGCAG ATAAAAGATGAAGCTTCCTTCATGAAGAGCCTGAGCTGCGTCCCCGACCAGCTCCTGAAGGTGGTGGCCATCTTCGGTAACACAGGAGAGGGCAAGTCTCACACCCTGAACCACACGTTCTTCATGGGGAGAGAAGTGTTCAAGACCTCTCCCACACAGGAGTCGTGTACAGTGGGTGTGTGGGCAGCGTTTGACCCCATCCACAAAGTCGTGGTCATTGATACAGAGGGTCTGCTCGGAAACAGTTCGAAACAGGGCCAGAGAACCCGTCTCTTGCTCAAGGTGCTCGCCATCTCCGACCTCATCATTTACCGCACCCACACCGACCGTCTCCACGATGACCTCTTCAAGTTCCTCGGGGACGCCTCGGATGCCTACTTGAAGCATTTCACCAAGGAGCTGAAGGCCACGACGGCCCGCTGTGGCCTGGATGTCCCGCTGTCCACCCTGGGCCCTGCGGTGGTTATCTTCCATGAAACCGTTCACACTAAGTTGCTTGGCTCAG aTAAGTCATCTGAGTCTGTGGACCGGCTGCTGTCTGAGCGCTTCAGGAAGCTTTCCCGTTTCCCGGAGGCCTTCAGCTCTGTTCAGTACTGGGGCACGCAGACCCTCAACCCCCCCACCAACTTCCGTGGCCTGCAGAATAAACTGGAGCAGCTCCTGGATAACAACGCCACCCGCTCCCCACGCACCCCTGTGGTCATCTTCAAAGCCCTGCAG GCACTGAGCGAGCGCTTCAGTGGGGAAATTGTAGGTGAGCTGACGGCCCTCAGCTGCTTCTTTCCTGATGAATACTTCACCTGCTCCTGCCTGTGCCTCAGTTGTGG TTCTGGCTGCAAAAACAGCATGAACCACTTAGGAGAGGGAATGGGCCACGAGGCGAAGCATCGCTGTCGTTATTCAGCTCAATATGATAATCGCATTTACACCTGTAAG GCTTGCTATGAAGGAGGAAAGGAGGTCATCGTTGTCCCGAAGACCTCGGCCTCCTCAGACTCTCCATGGATGGGCCTCGCCAAATACGCTTGGTCTGG gtatGTTATTGAATGTCCCAACTGTGATGTGATCTATCGGAGTCGTCAGTTCTGGTATGGGAACCAGGACCCCGTGGATACAGTTGTGCGAACTGAGATCCAGCATGTATGGCCAGGG TCGGATGGCTTTTTAAAGGACAATAGCAATGCAGCACAGCGTCTTCTGGATGGAGTCAACCTAGTGGCCCAGTCTATGTCAGAGCTCAGTGTCAAGCCTGCTAAGGCCGTCACCTCTTGGCTGACGGATCAGATCGCCCCAGCCTACTGGAAACCCAACTCCCTCATCTTG GTGTGCCATAAGTGTCACGCAGTCTTCCAGGACAACGACAACAAGCATCACTGCCGTGCCTGCGGGGAGGGCTTCTGCGATGGCTGTTCTTCCAAAGCCGCGCCCGTCCCTGAGAGAGGCTGGGGTCTCGCCCCTGTCAGAGTCTGTGATGTCTGCTTCGAGCAGAGAGCCTCGTACGAAG AGCGGCTCGAGGCAGAGcttgatgaggaggagagtggaaCCTTGGCCAGGAAAGTTGGAGAGGCAGTTACCAACACCATAGGGGTTGTGGTGACGGCTATTGACATCCCACTTG